The following proteins are co-located in the Myroides profundi genome:
- a CDS encoding RagB/SusD family nutrient uptake outer membrane protein: protein MIKKIFYLFVFSSLWGCSLENKSENEISGNDIINSPIKAYGVLSQAYKATPIQPKDYTLYTEDLQPSYLINYLKGSSLAYKWDETTLSINSSLIWNNHYDAIVHLNVLLESDHNFNSQDPVWQYIKGSALVLKAYNYFDLLQLYSERYNPTALGIIAKDKLIVEEKARLTQEESLKLIKTYLSEGLDLIKQSGKHQNYFIKEKGINILQARVAMYEKEYAKAESIAQELVNDGAKLPTSTEDYRNIWTSDNTNIYWLYNNLDNPNHYLYYEDNQGDLLYINEDYNFDLDDIRYAVSQYKHSMKATAEDKIERSLLGKYKRSQLDKDPRDVVMIRSTEAYFILAESLLEQNKLAQAKEVLNTFLSAINQPNIEDTPSQQELRHKLHFEKQKEFIGEKNNLFDLKRWNTPIERKKEDSNTIIIKIEPNDYRWTWPIPMNELRYNSNAQQNKGWPSFK, encoded by the coding sequence ATGATTAAAAAAATATTCTACTTATTCGTATTTAGTTCTCTATGGGGATGCAGTCTAGAAAATAAATCTGAGAACGAAATCTCTGGAAATGATATTATCAATTCACCTATCAAAGCTTATGGAGTACTATCACAGGCATATAAAGCTACACCTATACAACCAAAAGATTATACTTTATATACAGAAGATCTACAGCCATCTTATCTAATTAATTATCTAAAAGGAAGTAGCCTCGCTTATAAATGGGATGAAACAACCTTATCGATTAATAGTAGTTTGATATGGAATAATCACTATGATGCCATTGTCCACCTAAACGTACTATTAGAATCAGATCACAACTTCAATAGTCAGGATCCTGTATGGCAGTATATTAAAGGTTCTGCTTTAGTCTTAAAAGCCTATAATTACTTCGATTTATTACAGCTATACTCTGAACGTTATAACCCTACAGCTTTAGGTATTATCGCTAAAGATAAATTAATCGTAGAGGAAAAAGCTAGACTAACTCAAGAAGAGTCTCTTAAATTAATCAAAACATACTTATCTGAAGGTCTTGATTTAATAAAACAATCTGGTAAACATCAAAACTACTTTATCAAAGAGAAAGGGATCAACATACTACAAGCTAGAGTGGCTATGTATGAAAAAGAGTATGCAAAAGCAGAGTCCATTGCCCAAGAACTTGTAAATGATGGAGCTAAACTTCCAACCTCAACAGAGGATTATCGCAATATTTGGACTTCAGATAATACTAATATATACTGGTTATACAACAACCTAGATAATCCTAATCACTACTTATATTACGAAGATAACCAAGGGGATCTACTTTACATCAATGAAGATTATAATTTTGACTTGGACGATATTAGATATGCCGTATCTCAATATAAACACAGTATGAAAGCGACTGCTGAGGACAAAATAGAGCGTTCTCTTCTAGGTAAATACAAAAGGTCACAACTAGATAAAGACCCTAGAGATGTGGTAATGATACGCAGTACAGAGGCATATTTCATCTTAGCAGAGAGTCTTTTAGAACAAAATAAATTAGCACAAGCAAAAGAAGTTCTCAATACATTCTTATCTGCTATAAATCAGCCTAACATAGAAGATACGCCTAGTCAACAAGAACTACGTCATAAACTTCACTTCGAAAAACAAAAAGAGTTCATTGGAGAAAAGAACAACCTCTTTGATCTAAAACGATGGAATACACCCATAGAACGAAAAAAAGAAGATAGCAATACTATCATTATCAAGATAGAACCTAATGACTATCGCTGGACATGGCCAATACCCATGAATGAATTGAGATATAATAGCAATGCTCAACAAAACAAAGGCTGGCCTTCATTCAAATAA
- a CDS encoding DUF3857 domain-containing protein, producing MNKIACFLFVIICCLQTPSYGQDFLGKVKPAELAELSNTSFAKDKAVILQEEVRVDFEYSDEYGFRVNETVSRKIKLYDEVAKEKLKFVVPYAPKGYAREDMTINVSNIYRLVDGKVVKQKSPKLNLIDEDKGNWREKGVSYNDAKAGDIIEYSYIKSTNYIDELPEWYIQSDMPKESTSYTVVVPEYFLYSIVKKGDIKLTEQEYNRRVSFRGVNGFMIKSEINAIEKTYKAQLVPSFIVEPYLDNPANYISTVRFDLQQVQFPGNSAEKVMQTEKEFYADLLKNRGFGKELKQDKFLKKEINLEDYKGLSTEAQISKLLNIVQSRVTWNQEYGLYAQNGIKTTFYKGTGNSADVNLLLTAMLRYVGIKANPVLLSTRSNGVKTAWQRNYYNHIITAIEADNSIYLVDATNKYTTLNILSLDDLNGTGTILYDTGAILKVNLMPQFISSKEVKYQITPNSNGSISGQIIENYKNYRALEFRNMYDGSEWRFGKWYESQYVGMNVSSTRVYNGDNNEKDVRAVFSFSKQNGVLFFNDKYIINPFQFYPLYSNPFQNEYRNNPIYIGYPELDNYLMGIVIPEGYKVSTLPQNFTLKSEQTGLEVQTKFEVKDNQVLCSLIFIKAKGVIASKDYDSVRDVYIQLLEQLKTQVTLEKK from the coding sequence ATGAATAAAATAGCCTGTTTTTTATTTGTAATAATATGTTGTCTACAGACTCCTTCTTATGGACAAGATTTCTTAGGAAAAGTAAAGCCAGCTGAGTTAGCAGAACTTAGCAATACTTCTTTTGCTAAGGATAAAGCAGTCATACTACAAGAAGAAGTTAGAGTGGACTTTGAATATTCTGATGAATATGGTTTTAGAGTAAATGAGACTGTATCACGTAAAATCAAATTATATGATGAGGTAGCTAAGGAAAAGTTGAAGTTCGTAGTTCCTTATGCACCTAAAGGGTACGCAAGAGAGGATATGACTATTAATGTATCTAATATATATCGATTAGTAGACGGTAAAGTGGTAAAACAGAAATCTCCAAAACTAAATCTAATTGATGAAGATAAAGGTAATTGGAGAGAGAAGGGAGTGAGTTATAATGATGCGAAAGCAGGAGATATTATAGAGTATTCTTATATTAAATCTACGAACTATATAGATGAATTACCTGAGTGGTATATACAGAGTGATATGCCTAAAGAAAGTACAAGTTATACAGTAGTAGTACCCGAGTACTTTTTATATAGCATCGTAAAAAAGGGCGATATAAAGCTAACAGAACAAGAGTATAACAGAAGAGTATCTTTTCGTGGGGTGAATGGCTTTATGATTAAGTCTGAAATCAATGCTATAGAAAAAACATATAAAGCACAATTAGTACCTTCTTTTATTGTAGAGCCTTATCTTGATAATCCTGCAAACTATATTTCAACAGTGCGCTTTGATTTACAGCAAGTACAGTTCCCTGGTAATTCTGCGGAAAAAGTAATGCAAACAGAGAAAGAGTTTTATGCTGACCTACTTAAAAATAGAGGGTTTGGTAAAGAATTAAAACAAGATAAGTTTCTTAAAAAAGAAATTAACCTAGAGGATTATAAGGGGCTAAGTACAGAAGCTCAGATTTCAAAACTATTAAATATAGTACAGAGTCGAGTAACGTGGAATCAAGAATATGGACTTTACGCACAGAACGGTATTAAAACTACTTTCTATAAAGGGACTGGAAATAGTGCTGATGTGAACTTACTATTGACAGCCATGCTAAGATATGTTGGTATAAAAGCTAATCCAGTATTATTGAGTACTAGAAGTAATGGTGTGAAGACCGCTTGGCAACGCAACTATTATAACCATATTATTACTGCTATAGAAGCTGATAATAGTATTTATTTAGTAGATGCTACGAATAAGTATACGACTCTTAATATCTTATCATTAGATGACTTAAATGGTACAGGTACTATACTATACGATACAGGAGCTATTCTTAAAGTGAATCTAATGCCTCAGTTTATTTCTAGTAAAGAAGTGAAGTATCAGATCACTCCTAACTCGAATGGAAGTATTTCAGGTCAGATTATAGAGAACTATAAAAACTATCGTGCTCTAGAGTTTAGAAATATGTATGATGGTAGTGAATGGAGATTTGGGAAGTGGTACGAGAGCCAATATGTAGGGATGAATGTAAGTAGTACACGTGTGTATAATGGTGATAATAATGAGAAGGATGTAAGAGCAGTATTCTCGTTCAGTAAGCAGAATGGTGTATTGTTTTTTAATGATAAGTATATTATTAATCCATTTCAGTTCTACCCATTGTATTCTAATCCATTTCAAAACGAATATAGAAACAATCCTATTTACATAGGGTATCCAGAGTTAGACAATTATCTAATGGGGATAGTCATTCCTGAAGGGTATAAAGTAAGTACTCTACCTCAAAACTTTACTTTAAAAAGTGAGCAGACAGGATTAGAAGTACAAACTAAGTTTGAGGTAAAAGACAATCAAGTACTGTGTAGTTTGATTTTTATTAAAGCTAAAGGAGTGATTGCTTCAAAAGATTATGACAGCGTGAGAGATGTGTACATTCAATTATTAGAACAGTTAAAAACACAAGTTACATTAGAGAAGAAATAA
- a CDS encoding SusC/RagA family TonB-linked outer membrane protein — protein sequence MLLTPLRTITTLVISLFCAIGVYAQEPVFTGKILDLETKKGLDTAIITVLASGDTFFSNEKGEFQIPELYHSSVIISHEGYENLEMKLKKGNQTIYLLPTTKQLDELIIRKSTNINDIDIRNSTGSVITVDMTQLSQRSELDMAKLLEGQVAGLTVTYSGELGKKPEIRLRGNSSFNYQGNANEPLFIMDGIVISTETFMTLNPNDFSTIKVLKDAPATALYGIKAANGVIELTSKRGFDGKPIISYAMKQGITMRGERTANMMNTDEKLAFERRMQNPATPGYLYSSEYINTTYQNSPLLSQKLQEGEHKLDSLRRINTDWFKELVKPNYFQSHNLSVRGGTEKNSYFYSLNYSKQGGRIPGNDINQITARANLDYILAPNLTLSLNNSFGLSTTNTENGMDNDPTSLAFMLNPYETKHSTKLTSYSDRSYADLINQYKQKQTSKRFSSSMVMQWDILPELNIAGVIGADYSLSETYKRILSTAYSQKQKPNNAKGFISDSDSKNFDFTYNLRANYQKQLGDHDIFLGVNMDYYTTNTKIIGGEGHGIDDEISSLSGINNSLTGGYAPKNSGSKIKNTQLGFGAALGYTYKGTYDVYGSFKRDGSSLLPSSKRWNDAWSTGIGWSPIHYDFFKNQNILTDLKFKASLGYTASMTGISIRDIESTFSNPNTFYGDYRLLVLQGIPNKDLKPQQTHSINYSVDFGFFERLSLLVNFYQNTTKDAILSMPIAMSNGFNTFTKNIGELENRGIEFMLSGDAIRLKDFRWNTSLSLSYNANKVKSLYGTDRIYLTEESVIPEYEVGKPLGIIYGLETNGIHPLTGVPEYIDNDGHVIDLNQPKNANHFRRIGYSIAPYNGFFNNYFTYRNWALNININYNFGGKKMYNQSYVRDYKSSNLNAIEGQLQDSWFEVGDEDKVYPIKKLPSNAEEYYQSFANNRTIYKTDFIKLNYIQLSYNLGNNNFINKYFKSLQLSVQADNIYTYRFQTDRGSLNDVLQPILTFSLNATF from the coding sequence ATGCTACTTACTCCACTACGAACTATTACTACTCTCGTAATCAGTTTATTTTGTGCAATTGGAGTCTATGCACAAGAGCCTGTATTCACAGGTAAGATTTTAGATCTAGAAACTAAAAAAGGATTAGATACAGCTATAATCACTGTACTAGCCTCAGGAGATACCTTCTTCTCTAATGAAAAAGGAGAGTTCCAAATTCCTGAACTCTATCACTCTTCTGTTATCATCAGCCATGAAGGCTATGAAAATCTAGAAATGAAATTAAAAAAGGGAAATCAAACAATCTATTTATTACCAACTACAAAACAATTAGATGAACTGATCATCCGAAAATCTACTAATATCAATGATATCGACATTCGTAATAGTACAGGTTCTGTAATCACAGTAGACATGACACAGCTGAGTCAACGCTCAGAGTTAGACATGGCGAAGTTATTAGAAGGACAAGTAGCTGGTCTTACTGTTACTTACTCTGGAGAATTGGGCAAAAAACCAGAGATAAGACTACGTGGTAATTCTTCTTTCAACTATCAAGGAAATGCCAATGAGCCACTATTTATAATGGACGGAATTGTGATTTCGACAGAGACTTTTATGACTCTTAATCCTAATGACTTCTCCACTATCAAGGTATTAAAGGATGCCCCTGCTACCGCTCTATATGGTATTAAGGCAGCTAATGGAGTTATCGAATTAACCTCTAAAAGAGGTTTTGACGGTAAACCGATTATTAGTTATGCTATGAAACAAGGAATAACAATGAGAGGGGAAAGAACGGCTAATATGATGAATACTGATGAGAAATTAGCATTCGAACGCAGAATGCAAAATCCTGCTACTCCAGGATATCTATACTCATCTGAATATATCAATACTACATATCAGAACAGTCCTCTTCTAAGTCAGAAACTACAAGAAGGAGAGCACAAATTAGACTCCTTAAGAAGGATTAATACAGATTGGTTTAAAGAATTAGTAAAGCCTAATTATTTCCAATCTCATAACCTTAGTGTAAGGGGTGGTACCGAAAAAAACTCTTATTTCTACTCGCTGAATTACAGTAAACAAGGTGGTCGTATACCAGGCAATGATATCAATCAAATAACCGCACGTGCTAATTTAGATTATATATTAGCTCCTAATCTAACCTTATCTCTTAACAATAGTTTTGGGCTTTCGACTACCAATACTGAAAATGGAATGGATAATGATCCTACTTCATTAGCCTTTATGCTTAATCCTTATGAAACAAAGCATTCGACAAAACTAACGAGTTATTCAGATCGCTCTTATGCTGACTTAATCAATCAATACAAACAAAAACAGACTAGTAAAAGATTTAGCAGTTCCATGGTAATGCAATGGGATATATTGCCCGAATTAAACATAGCAGGGGTAATAGGTGCAGACTATTCATTAAGCGAAACTTATAAAAGAATCCTTAGTACTGCCTATAGTCAAAAGCAAAAGCCTAACAATGCTAAAGGCTTTATATCTGACTCTGATAGCAAGAACTTCGATTTTACATATAATCTACGTGCTAACTACCAAAAACAATTAGGCGATCATGATATTTTCCTAGGAGTAAATATGGATTACTATACTACGAATACAAAAATAATTGGGGGCGAAGGTCATGGAATAGATGATGAAATCAGTAGTCTATCGGGTATCAACAACTCTTTAACAGGTGGTTATGCTCCTAAAAACTCAGGAAGCAAAATAAAGAATACGCAACTTGGTTTTGGAGCTGCGTTGGGATATACTTATAAAGGAACTTATGATGTATATGGAAGTTTTAAAAGAGATGGTTCTTCCCTTTTACCTTCAAGTAAACGATGGAATGATGCATGGTCTACAGGAATAGGATGGTCTCCTATTCACTATGATTTTTTCAAGAATCAAAATATACTAACTGATTTGAAATTTAAAGCCTCATTAGGATATACAGCAAGTATGACAGGAATCTCAATAAGAGATATAGAGTCTACTTTTAGCAATCCTAATACATTCTATGGAGATTATAGATTATTAGTGCTACAAGGAATACCAAATAAAGATTTAAAACCTCAACAAACTCACTCTATAAACTACTCCGTAGATTTCGGCTTCTTTGAAAGACTAAGTCTATTAGTTAACTTCTATCAAAACACAACAAAAGATGCTATACTATCTATGCCTATAGCTATGAGTAATGGGTTTAATACATTTACTAAAAATATAGGAGAACTAGAAAATAGGGGGATAGAATTTATGTTAAGTGGAGATGCTATCCGACTAAAAGATTTTAGATGGAATACTTCTCTTTCCTTATCCTATAACGCCAATAAGGTAAAATCTCTTTATGGTACAGATAGAATATATCTAACAGAAGAATCTGTAATACCAGAATACGAAGTAGGTAAACCTCTAGGTATCATCTATGGGCTGGAAACTAATGGTATACATCCATTAACAGGAGTACCAGAATACATAGATAATGATGGTCATGTAATAGATCTAAATCAGCCAAAAAATGCAAATCACTTCAGACGTATTGGATATAGTATAGCTCCTTATAACGGCTTTTTCAACAACTACTTTACTTATAGAAATTGGGCATTAAATATAAATATCAACTATAATTTCGGTGGTAAGAAAATGTACAACCAATCTTATGTAAGAGACTATAAAAGTTCTAATTTAAATGCCATAGAGGGACAATTACAAGATAGCTGGTTTGAAGTAGGAGATGAAGATAAGGTTTATCCTATCAAAAAACTACCAAGCAATGCAGAAGAATATTATCAAAGCTTTGCTAATAATAGAACAATATATAAAACAGACTTTATCAAGCTAAATTACATACAACTTAGTTACAACTTAGGCAATAATAACTTTATCAATAAGTATTTTAAATCCCTACAGCTAAGTGTACAAGCAGATAATATCTATACATACCGTTTTCAGACAGATAGAGGTTCTTTAAATGATGTATTACAGCCAATATTAACTTTCTCTCTTAATGCTACTTTCTAA
- a CDS encoding M16 family metallopeptidase, whose amino-acid sequence MKRTQILYFFALVLCPLLVVGQGTFSPLPKAEKAIYGTLDNGLNYIIHPIPQQKTEYRLVLNVGSLQERNDEKGFAHFLEHMIFNGSDDFPGRQAIDTLQRLGYQFGRDINAYTTYERTVYDLSLLDIKQQDLAINILANFLGKSHLHDEGIEKERRIVIQEIKDFGTEPLFNRKKLEGTPHLDRLPIATEKEILNLDPVKLKAFYKRWYNPALATIIIVGNVNTKDAVEQIKKYFGSFKGQLNLDRKQSENTFSPVYTNLLEKQSNATINSNKLEIVRFTEAPFLASKEDYRQQLIEQIYKQWINKKLSISKSTATAHSLWYLPNKNENAIEIQAKTVEELQNRISLVASTVNTMSVKGIHKKELEHYKQHLLNHSVPSEDEDIAYITNAYVDQVVVNSHYLSSIARHALLTELLPTITTKDIESKHSNTWSTDQENLYLLTYNDSLFSIDSADELNKYWNEGSTKTLVFKSAKQKKTHERPRGSFHWRTMPPIQKATTDIAVKEQLYADINLTELTLANGLRIGIKPTKATDDNYIMTLFTRNGLNQIPTSEQKYYQDAGYFIDSSWIHGFTNDGYMQAGSDREISTLVSINKDASIINTSSRKGNSKDLFEWTYRKLYDYITPQQDFKEYIEESISSIDTTSKPSALLDNPAIKIGHQIEEYKKGGSLFSEELTTIEGWKKVNLDSFFTLYNQSFANLEEVYVLIAGNFDTDDIKKKAIAYFGALNNAPKQGDKNKANSSKVFAKEEITRAMLTSSDIERPDVTIVFNGTIKPTLKESMMAHIVREMFNNQFLTLSREKEGLVYSPYSALDVEVYPEPRTSVSLFFSTSLTDIDKLENLAKEVIHSLQTKSISKTELEQMKLTILNNKRLHLTDTSTFQWVEKLRETLLNFGSLEDFNNYDEILNSITPDDIKEISKSIFNTSTYGVFILTPQ is encoded by the coding sequence ATGAAACGTACTCAAATACTATATTTCTTTGCTTTAGTACTTTGCCCTCTGCTTGTAGTAGGGCAAGGTACTTTTTCTCCATTGCCTAAAGCAGAAAAAGCAATTTATGGAACATTAGACAATGGGCTAAACTATATCATCCATCCTATACCTCAACAGAAGACAGAGTATCGTCTAGTCTTAAATGTAGGATCACTACAAGAACGCAATGATGAGAAAGGATTTGCTCATTTCTTAGAACATATGATCTTTAACGGTAGTGATGACTTCCCAGGTAGACAAGCTATTGATACATTACAGCGTTTAGGCTATCAGTTTGGGAGAGATATCAATGCTTATACTACTTATGAGCGCACCGTATATGATCTGTCTCTCTTAGATATCAAACAACAGGATTTAGCAATAAATATACTAGCTAACTTCTTAGGTAAGTCACATCTACATGATGAGGGAATAGAAAAAGAACGAAGAATCGTTATCCAAGAGATTAAAGACTTTGGTACAGAGCCTTTATTTAACCGCAAAAAACTAGAAGGTACTCCTCACTTAGATAGATTGCCTATCGCTACTGAAAAAGAGATTCTAAATCTAGATCCTGTAAAGCTTAAAGCATTCTATAAACGATGGTATAATCCTGCTCTAGCTACTATAATCATCGTAGGTAATGTGAATACTAAAGATGCTGTAGAGCAAATAAAAAAATACTTTGGATCTTTTAAAGGGCAGTTGAATCTAGATAGAAAACAAAGCGAAAACACTTTTAGCCCTGTCTATACTAACTTATTAGAAAAGCAGAGCAATGCGACTATAAATTCTAATAAATTAGAAATAGTTCGCTTTACAGAAGCGCCTTTCTTAGCTTCTAAAGAAGATTACAGACAACAGCTTATAGAACAAATCTATAAACAATGGATCAATAAGAAACTGTCTATAAGCAAGAGCACTGCTACTGCTCACAGTCTATGGTATCTACCTAATAAAAATGAAAATGCCATAGAAATACAGGCTAAGACAGTAGAAGAATTACAGAACCGCATAAGTTTAGTAGCTAGTACAGTAAACACTATGTCTGTAAAAGGTATTCACAAAAAAGAGCTTGAACATTATAAGCAACATCTACTGAACCATTCTGTTCCTTCTGAAGACGAAGACATTGCTTATATCACCAATGCTTATGTTGATCAGGTCGTAGTGAATAGCCACTACTTATCTTCTATAGCTAGACATGCTTTACTAACTGAATTACTTCCTACTATCACCACAAAGGATATAGAAAGCAAACACAGTAACACATGGTCTACTGATCAAGAGAACCTATATCTACTTACATATAATGATAGTTTGTTCTCAATAGACTCTGCTGATGAACTAAACAAGTATTGGAATGAAGGAAGTACAAAAACATTAGTATTCAAATCTGCTAAACAAAAGAAGACGCACGAAAGACCACGTGGTTCTTTCCATTGGAGAACAATGCCTCCAATACAAAAAGCAACAACTGATATAGCTGTAAAAGAACAGCTATATGCGGATATTAATCTTACAGAACTAACATTAGCGAATGGACTACGCATAGGTATTAAACCAACAAAGGCAACAGATGATAATTATATCATGACTTTGTTCACAAGAAATGGGCTAAATCAAATACCTACATCTGAACAAAAATATTATCAAGATGCTGGATATTTTATAGACTCTTCTTGGATACACGGTTTTACTAATGACGGGTATATGCAAGCGGGATCTGATAGAGAAATATCTACACTCGTGAGTATAAATAAGGATGCTAGTATTATCAATACTTCTTCGCGAAAAGGAAATAGCAAAGACCTTTTTGAATGGACCTATAGAAAGTTATATGACTATATCACACCTCAACAGGATTTTAAAGAATATATAGAGGAAAGTATCTCTTCTATAGATACTACTTCTAAGCCTTCTGCTTTACTAGATAATCCTGCTATCAAAATAGGACATCAAATAGAAGAATATAAAAAAGGAGGTAGTTTATTCTCTGAAGAGCTCACAACGATAGAAGGCTGGAAGAAAGTTAATCTAGATAGTTTCTTTACTTTATACAATCAATCTTTTGCTAATCTAGAAGAAGTGTATGTACTTATCGCAGGGAATTTTGATACAGATGATATCAAGAAGAAGGCGATCGCTTACTTCGGTGCTTTAAATAATGCTCCAAAGCAAGGAGATAAAAACAAGGCTAATTCATCTAAGGTATTCGCAAAAGAAGAAATCACACGAGCTATGCTAACGAGTAGTGATATCGAAAGACCTGATGTGACAATAGTATTCAATGGAACAATTAAACCTACTCTAAAAGAGAGCATGATGGCTCATATCGTAAGAGAGATGTTTAACAACCAGTTCTTAACACTATCGAGAGAAAAAGAAGGATTAGTATATTCTCCTTATTCTGCTCTAGACGTAGAAGTTTACCCTGAGCCTAGAACATCTGTTAGTTTATTCTTCTCTACTTCTCTAACTGATATAGACAAACTAGAGAACTTAGCTAAAGAAGTGATTCACTCTCTACAGACAAAAAGTATCTCAAAGACAGAATTAGAACAGATGAAATTAACGATTCTGAATAATAAACGCTTACATCTAACAGATACAAGTACATTCCAATGGGTAGAAAAGCTTAGAGAAACTCTATTAAACTTTGGTTCTCTTGAGGACTTTAATAATTATGATGAAATACTAAATAGTATCACTCCTGATGACATTAAAGAGATTTCAAAATCTATATTTAATACCTCTACCTACGGAGTATTTATACTCACACCTCAATAA
- a CDS encoding DUF4929 family protein produces MKTSFKHIVKSFTILLLTTLSLSSCSKDDGVTKEYLGENKVHLSTQNTVLKNNGEDEISIEVLLVKKTHQTITLTFGLEDNQEQGKDILELKSQTITFAPGEKKAVLTLKSKTARTITEAKRIKLNLVENNTTIPLEKPLVFTVLPLSVIDELTKEQITLLDGYKEKGLDLYPLLGEIDVTTEVNYPGGGVQEVFNLPYTTILTGKTIITLSELATTDKPVLKMTSNAMGLEAYFYKMFRDLTIDDLEFWNNPGPDAPPQNKEVMKSVGLTRTSTESFEVTLNHIAIDINTKEVSFISTLKNLYNDEYLAVPFEFKYSAWDRLKKLLDAGDLMATENYEMGGSLNPIDHINVDQIIEDDYDNYTWKESKAKLTDSKFTFEFIFIHNNADGYIQVKTEYKLK; encoded by the coding sequence ATGAAAACAAGTTTTAAACATATAGTAAAGTCATTCACTATACTACTCCTAACTACACTATCTTTAAGTAGCTGTAGTAAAGATGATGGGGTTACTAAAGAATACTTAGGTGAAAATAAAGTTCATCTATCTACCCAAAACACGGTGCTAAAAAACAATGGTGAAGATGAGATCTCTATAGAAGTATTACTAGTTAAAAAAACACATCAGACCATCACTTTAACTTTTGGTCTGGAAGATAATCAAGAGCAAGGCAAAGATATTTTAGAATTAAAGAGTCAAACTATCACCTTTGCTCCAGGTGAGAAGAAAGCAGTACTTACCCTTAAAAGTAAAACAGCTCGTACTATCACTGAAGCAAAAAGAATAAAACTAAATTTAGTAGAAAACAATACAACTATTCCTTTAGAAAAACCTCTTGTTTTTACAGTATTACCCTTGAGTGTTATAGATGAACTAACGAAAGAACAGATTACTTTACTAGACGGTTATAAAGAAAAAGGATTAGATTTATACCCTCTACTAGGAGAAATAGATGTCACTACAGAGGTTAACTATCCTGGAGGAGGTGTACAAGAAGTATTTAACCTACCTTATACTACAATTCTAACAGGTAAGACGATAATAACACTAAGCGAATTAGCCACAACAGATAAACCAGTTCTTAAAATGACCTCTAATGCTATGGGACTGGAGGCTTATTTCTACAAAATGTTTAGAGACTTAACTATTGATGATTTAGAGTTTTGGAATAACCCTGGACCTGATGCTCCTCCACAAAACAAAGAAGTAATGAAATCTGTAGGATTAACACGTACTTCTACAGAGTCATTTGAGGTGACACTTAACCATATCGCTATAGATATTAATACTAAAGAAGTATCTTTTATATCAACACTAAAGAACTTATATAATGATGAATATCTAGCTGTACCTTTTGAGTTTAAATATTCTGCTTGGGATAGATTAAAAAAACTACTAGATGCAGGAGATTTAATGGCTACTGAAAACTATGAAATGGGAGGTTCTCTTAATCCGATTGACCATATCAATGTAGATCAAATAATAGAAGACGATTATGACAATTATACTTGGAAAGAATCAAAAGCTAAACTGACAGATAGTAAGTTTACTTTTGAGTTTATATTCATTCATAACAATGCTGATGGATATATCCAAGTTAAAACAGAATACAAATTAAAATAA